In one Hippocampus zosterae strain Florida chromosome 10, ASM2543408v3, whole genome shotgun sequence genomic region, the following are encoded:
- the ccdc92ba gene encoding coiled-coil domain-containing protein 92, with translation MAEESDVTRQLESVERSMMFLRQEHLTLLHGLHMEILALQRRCSELTNDLKVKPPGRSQIEIQEEEELLEARCRGVEDRLCEQECTIGEIRKELLHKGALVGALRANLKEKERHFLEELKRRSHCSTILNTELQKQTEAAAYLSFQLHAAKQKLHHQRLQQRHALLTRASHQGPPQYDSEHISPQQSLPGASNSSPGVKPKRKSARACSRMERARECVPIEKVTGPAEPAAMPDPALFLHPWRLRVRTRQTGTHRSLPLRVEDEVGQQGPVVPQEDAARLVSATTAPPGAEAQAD, from the exons ATGGCCGAAGAGAGTGATGTGACCCGGCAGTTGGAGAGCGTCGAGAGGAGCATGATGTTCCTCAGGCAGGAGCACCTCACTTTGCTTCACGGGCTCCACATGGAGATTCTTGCCCTGCAGAGGCGATGCTCAGA GTTGACAAATGATCTGAAGGTGAAACCTCCGGGTCGAAGCCAAATAG AAAtacaagaggaagaggagctccTGGAGGCCCGCTGCAGGGGTGTCGAAGACCGTCTGTGTGAGCAGGAGTGCACTATTGGAGAAATTCGCAAGGAACTGCTCCACAAGGGCGCGTTGGTGGGAGCCCTTCGAGCCAATCTGAAAGAAAAAGAGCGTCACTTCCTTGAAGAGCTCAAACGACGCAGCCACTGCTCCACCATCTTAAACACCGAGCTTCAGAAACAAACCGAGGCAGCAGCGTACCTTTCCTTTCAGCTTCACGCTGCCAAGCAGAAGCTGCATCACCAGCGGCTGCAGCAGAGGCATGCACTCCTGACCAGAGCTTCCCATCAGGGCCCCCCGCAATATGACAGCGAGCACATCTCGCCCCAGCAGTCGCTGCCAGGAGCCTCCAACTCTTCTCCTGGGGTTAAACCGAAGCGCAAGAGCGCTAGAGCCTGCTCTCGAATGGAGCGCGCCCGGGAATGTGTTCCCATTGAGAAAGTGACGGGTCCTGCGGAGCCTGCAGCCATGCCAGACCCTGCCCTCTTCCTTCACCCCTGGAGGCTCCGAGTACGCACCAGGCAAACGGGAACACACAGATCGCTTCCGCTCAGGGTTGAGGACGAAGTGGGTCAGCAAGGGCCTGTGGTCCCTCAAGAAGATGCAGCCAGGCTGGTGTCTGCAACCACAGCGCCCCCTGGTGCTGAGGCACAGGCAGATTAG